GTTGAAAATGTCGATATTTGGGCCGCTTTCAAAATGATTATTGAAACAAATAATTTAGCCTACGTCAGAGATGGCAATATTATTCGCGTCTTCACCACACGAGAATATGAACTCCTTTTTGGACGAACCTTCAGCAATCAAACAAAAGTAAGGGTTTTTTCTCTTCTTCAAACCAAGGCGGAACTTTTGAAACCTGTTGTTGAAGGCATGAAATCTCGTATTGGTAAAGTCTTTACAGATGAAAATGCAAACTCCATCATTGTGGTAGATACAGAAGAGAGCCTAAATCTGATTTCCCAAACCATCAAAGCCCTGGATGTCCCCCTCAAAACAGAAGTCTATACTTTGGCTCACGCAGAGCCCAAAGTCATTGAAGAAAAACTAAAACCTTTCTTAAGCAAACGAGGAAGCATTCAAATTGATCCAGCAACAAGCAAGGTCGTTGTGACGGATGTTGTGGGAGTATCTGAAATTATAGCCCGCATCATCAAAGAATACGATACTGCTCCCTATGTTAAAACAGAAGTTTTTAACCTTAAGTACGGGAAATTTGATGAGGTTAAAGAAAAAATTGAAAAGGAAATCACTGAAGGAATTGGGTATATCCGAGCCGATGAAAGAACCAATAAAATTGCCATTACAGACTTGCCCGAAAAAATGGAGCGCATGAGAAAAATTATCGATGCCTTTGATGAAAAACATCGAGAAGTCCTCATTGAAGCCCAAGTGGTACAAGTGAGACTCAACAAAAACTTTAAATTTGGAATTAACTGGGAGTTTATTGCAACCACGCTTGCCGATCATGCATTTAATCTCAATCTTTCTTCTGGATTTGAAGTCCTTTCTGAAATTCCACAATTAGACACGGGTCAGGTAGAAGCCTTTGAACAAAGAGTTCCCACACGTATTCCGCCCTTTGACCAAAGAATAGCAAACCACCCAGGCGCACGGCTTTTACTTCAAGGATTGGGTAAGGGAGGGAATGATGGTTTAGGAAATCCCTATCAAGCTGTTTTGGATCTTCTCAAAAGGACTGGGGATGTCAACATCCTATCAACCCCCAGAATTACCGTTTTAAACAATGAAGAAGCAAAAATTCAAGTGGGAACAAACGAGGCCTATGTCACCAACACCGTGGTTCAAAACACCACCAACGCGACAACCGCAGAAAATGTAAATTTCATTCAAGTGGGTGTTATCTTGAAAGTAAAACCTCGCATTAACGAAGATGGTTTCGTGACCATGGAGATTGAACCTGAGGTCAGTTCAGTTGCCAGTTTTCTTGTAACCTCTTCAGGGAACCGAATTCCCATTGTTAGAACTTCGAACGCCAAAACCCGTGTGATGGTCAAGGATGGTGTGACCATTGTGATTGGAGGATTGATCGATCGTTCTGTTCATAAAGAAGTCAGTAAGATCCCTATTTTAGGGAGTATTCCTATTCTTGGTATTCCTTTTAAGAAAATTGAAAATACAGTCGACAGCTCAGAATTAGTTATTTTTCTTACACCCAAGATTATCACAGGCGATGTTCAAACGGACGAGCAAGATCGGTTTAAGAAAACATTTAAAGAGGACCCACATGAACCTGGGTTTATTGATGATATTAAGGATTTTGTGACTGCAAAATAGAGTCTCGTTCGCTTATAGAGTGGGGATTTACTCAAACTTGTAAATCCCATCCAAAAATTTCAGAATCCAAAAAACCCGATGAATTTTTGTGACGTATTTGCGTGTCTCAGGATAGGCCTTTGAAAGCATATCCTCGCCCTCTTGCCATCGTAACACATTGATTCTGCCAGCGTTATAAGCCACTAAAACTTTTTCTAAATCTTTAAATTCACCCTTTAATTTTTCTAAATAAAGACATCCTAATTGAACATTGGTCTTAGAATCCATTAAATTTTCAACTTTAAATTCTTTTAGTTTTTTTTCGTGGGCAAGATCTCGAGCGGTTTCAGGCATCAATTGCATTAAACCCATCGCACCCGATTTTGAAACAGCATTCGCTCTAAAACCGGACTCCGCATAAATAAGAGCTGCCACCCATAAAGGATCAAGATGATATTCCCGTGCAACCTGGCAAATAAGCGATCGGTAGGAAACAGGAAAAAGGTGTTTTCTTGCTTTAATAAGCCCAAAAACTAAAGGAAAGCCCAACACATAAATAACCATCAAAATAATCAAAAGGCGAATGTATGTTTTCATGATTGAACACAAAGATAGTCAACGCTCGACGGTCAATAGTCCACAGTCGATAGGAAAAAGAATCCTTTATAAGCTATGTAACTGTTTAATAGATTACTCCAAGTTGGTAGCATTCACTTAATTTTCTCTCTTGCATCACTAACGAACTTTCCTTGAGGGTATCGCAAGATATATTTTTGATATTCGCTTTCAGCTTTGCGTGCTTCCTTCAAAAACTTATCATAGATTTTGGCAATCTGGAATTGAGCCTGTTCAGCCTCTGGACTCAAAGGATAAGATACAACGATTTTCCTGTATTTCTCAATTGCCTCCTCTAACATTTCTTCTTTTTCCTTACCAAATTTCTTAAAAATAGCCGTGTGTTGCTCATCTAACGCCTCTCTCCAGGCTCGATGAGCAGCTTCACTCTCTTCATAGGGAGTGGACGAAGATTGAACGGCTCATTGTAAACTCTTCACTTTTTCTCGATAAAAATGGATGAGGCTTTTAAG
The genomic region above belongs to Chlamydiota bacterium and contains:
- a CDS encoding type II secretion system protein GspD yields the protein MICRRILFIIFLFLLGSNLQGQQVSQEENKQETQAEEAPLKAPSEPGKISLKLKNMDIIEVFNVLNQKGKLNIIAGNDVRGRVTLFVENVDIWAAFKMIIETNNLAYVRDGNIIRVFTTREYELLFGRTFSNQTKVRVFSLLQTKAELLKPVVEGMKSRIGKVFTDENANSIIVVDTEESLNLISQTIKALDVPLKTEVYTLAHAEPKVIEEKLKPFLSKRGSIQIDPATSKVVVTDVVGVSEIIARIIKEYDTAPYVKTEVFNLKYGKFDEVKEKIEKEITEGIGYIRADERTNKIAITDLPEKMERMRKIIDAFDEKHREVLIEAQVVQVRLNKNFKFGINWEFIATTLADHAFNLNLSSGFEVLSEIPQLDTGQVEAFEQRVPTRIPPFDQRIANHPGARLLLQGLGKGGNDGLGNPYQAVLDLLKRTGDVNILSTPRITVLNNEEAKIQVGTNEAYVTNTVVQNTTNATTAENVNFIQVGVILKVKPRINEDGFVTMEIEPEVSSVASFLVTSSGNRIPIVRTSNAKTRVMVKDGVTIVIGGLIDRSVHKEVSKIPILGSIPILGIPFKKIENTVDSSELVIFLTPKIITGDVQTDEQDRFKKTFKEDPHEPGFIDDIKDFVTAK
- a CDS encoding tetratricopeptide repeat protein; the encoded protein is MLEEAIEKYRKIVVSYPLSPEAEQAQFQIAKIYDKFLKEARKAESEYQKYILRYPQGKFVSDAREKIK
- a CDS encoding lytic transglycosylase domain-containing protein encodes the protein MKTYIRLLIILMVIYVLGFPLVFGLIKARKHLFPVSYRSLICQVAREYHLDPLWVAALIYAESGFRANAVSKSGAMGLMQLMPETARDLAHEKKLKEFKVENLMDSKTNVQLGCLYLEKLKGEFKDLEKVLVAYNAGRINVLRWQEGEDMLSKAYPETRKYVTKIHRVFWILKFLDGIYKFE